The Setaria italica strain Yugu1 chromosome IX, Setaria_italica_v2.0, whole genome shotgun sequence genome has a window encoding:
- the LOC101774201 gene encoding putative ripening-related protein 7, which yields MGGPVHLAKKLKRAPTWSVTMADAKIMVVLVVALALLQVSCAADRATTPTPPRPTSSTTSRPAGLRHKKAPHHHSGGHHGGGTPAVMTANGFRRGESGGGPSACDGHFHSDGELIVALSTEWFARGRRCHRRIRITSARHGRTVEARVVDECDSRRGCRHNIVDSSPAVWRALGLDTDVGEVHVTWSDA from the coding sequence ATGGGCGGGCCAGTGCACCTCGCCAAGAAGCTCAAGCGAGCACCCACCTGGAGCGTGACAATGGCGGACGCGAAGATTATGGTGGTGCTCGTCGTGGCCCTTGCTCTGCTCCAGGTCTCATGCGCCGCTGACCGtgcgacgacgccgacgccgccgcggccgacttCGTCGACGACcagccggccggcggggctgcGCCACAAGAAGGCGCCCCACCACCACTCGGGcggccaccacggcggcggcacccCGGCCGTGATGACGGCGAACGGGTTCAGGCgcggcgagagcggcggcgggccgtcAGCGTGCGACGGCCACTTCCACAGCGACGGCGAGCTGATCGTGGCGCTGTCCACGGAGTGGTTCGCGCGCGGGCGCCGGTGCCACAGGAGGATCCGCATCACGAGCGCGCGCCACGGGCGCACCGTGGAGGCGCGGGTCGTGGACGAGTGCGACTCCCGCCGCGGGTGCCGCCACAACATCGTCGactcgtcgccggcggtgtgGAGGGCGCTCGGGCTCGACACcgacgtcggcgaggtgcaCGTCACGTGGTCCGACGCCTGA
- the LOC101774604 gene encoding putative ripening-related protein 6 has protein sequence MANARVVALFAVLALLQITCTVARRHGKPGGYHHQGTLASSRDGYPAVMTVNGFQRGEEGGPSECDGHFHSDGDLIVALSTGWFAGGHRCHRAIRITSARTGRSVEARVVDECDSRRGCRDNVVDSSAAVWKALGLDTDAGEVPVTWSDA, from the coding sequence ATGGCGAACGCTAGAGTTGTTGCGCTCTTCGCAGTCCTTGCTCTGCTTCAGATCACTTGCACCGTTGCCCGGCGGCACGGCAAGCCGGGCGGCTACCACCACCAGGGCACGCTGGCGTCGTCGCGCGACGGATACCCCGCGGTGATGACGGTGAACGGATtccagcgcggcgaggagggcggccCGTCGGAGTGCGACGGCCACTTCCACAGCGACGGCGACCTGATCGTGGCGCTGTCCACGGGGTGGTTCGCGGGCGGGCACCGGTGCCACAGGGCGATCCGCATCACGAGCGCGCGCACCGGGCGCTCCGTGGAGGCCCGGGTGGTGGACGAGTGCGACTCCCGCCGCGGGTGCCGCGACAACGTCGTGGACTCGTCGGCCGCCGTGTGGAAGGCGCTCGGGCTGGACACCGACGCCGGCGAGGTCCCCGTCACGTGGTCCGATGCCTGA